The Brasilonema sennae CENA114 genome includes a region encoding these proteins:
- a CDS encoding DUF456 domain-containing protein has translation MQILYWLLVAVMAVGIVGAVVPAIPGASLILIAIIIWGFISDSFAAIQTPLIVTVVVLLLSVGVDFLASYLGAKKAGASQWGQIGAIVGLVLGFLGFLPALPFGGPLLGMLLGPLVGSIIGEYLYRRDFGLAIKAGIGIVAGTLVGNLIQGLLAIAAVVVFLVTTWSQVYGT, from the coding sequence ATGCAAATTCTTTATTGGTTACTAGTTGCCGTTATGGCTGTGGGTATTGTCGGTGCTGTAGTTCCTGCGATTCCAGGAGCCAGTTTAATTTTAATAGCAATTATCATTTGGGGATTTATAAGTGATTCTTTTGCTGCAATACAAACGCCACTCATTGTCACAGTTGTTGTTTTACTCCTGAGTGTAGGAGTTGATTTTTTAGCAAGCTACTTGGGTGCAAAAAAAGCAGGTGCAAGTCAGTGGGGACAAATTGGTGCAATTGTTGGGTTAGTACTAGGTTTCTTAGGATTCTTGCCAGCACTACCTTTTGGTGGTCCATTACTTGGAATGTTACTCGGACCACTTGTTGGATCAATTATCGGTGAGTATCTTTATCGACGAGATTTTGGACTAGCGATTAAAGCTGGTATAGGAATTGTCGCAGGTACGCTGGTTGGCAATTTGATTCAAGGGTTGTTGGCGATCGCAGCAGTTGTCGTTTTCCTCGTCACAACTTGGTCCCAGGTTTATGGAACTTAG
- a CDS encoding cofactor assembly of complex C subunit B — translation MTKSDPNRVLRRLPIVVGGLGAVLLLINRLLSSELTNSQARADVLGVILSAVLILVGLIWQQVQPRLPEAVQLTGEEGFVLAPDLPQTVKTELAWASHLLLTNTVTRSLVVFYKNKVLLRRGILSPKSEVVPGLILKRVLEKHKAVYLVDLKVYPGRVEFDYLPENTQGVICQPIGEDGVLILAANAPRSYTKQDENWIAGIADKLAVTLNQ, via the coding sequence ATGACTAAATCCGACCCCAATAGGGTTCTGCGGCGTCTACCTATCGTAGTAGGTGGGTTGGGCGCTGTCCTATTGCTGATTAACCGTTTGCTCTCAAGCGAATTAACAAATTCTCAAGCGCGTGCAGATGTTTTGGGTGTGATTTTGAGTGCTGTCTTGATTTTAGTAGGGTTAATTTGGCAGCAAGTACAACCGCGTTTACCTGAAGCCGTACAACTGACTGGTGAAGAAGGTTTTGTACTTGCACCGGATTTACCGCAAACTGTGAAAACAGAACTAGCCTGGGCATCACATTTGTTGTTAACTAATACTGTGACGCGATCGCTCGTCGTTTTCTACAAAAATAAAGTTTTGTTACGTCGGGGAATTCTAAGTCCCAAGTCGGAAGTTGTACCAGGACTAATCTTAAAAAGAGTGCTAGAAAAACACAAGGCAGTTTATCTGGTAGATTTAAAAGTTTACCCAGGAAGAGTTGAATTTGATTATTTGCCAGAAAACACTCAAGGTGTCATTTGTCAACCCATTGGTGAAGATGGAGTCTTAATTTTGGCAGCGAATGCTCCTCGCAGTTACACTAAACAAGATGAAAATTGGATTGCGGGAATTGCAGATAAATTAGCTGTAACTTTGAATCAGTGA